GGCCGAACCGATCTCCCGATGAAAAGCGAGATCTCGCCATTCGAGGTCCATCGTGTCCTCCGGTGAGGGTAACCCTGGCGGGGAATTTCAGGTCAAAAATAATAACCCGATAATCGGCCTCACTTCGAAAGGCAGTGGCAGACGCTGCCGTTTCGCTCGACGAAGCGTCGTAGGCGCAATGCAATGGCTACGACACGCAGATGAAAGGTTACTGGAAGGAGCAGGTTTCATGCAGGTAGAACTCGCGCAACTCGCGCTGGTCGACGGCGACGTCGCCCACAACACGCGCAAGGCGCTCGACACGATCGGCCGCGTCGATACGGCAGGCGGCACGAAGCTGGTCGTGTTCCCCGAAACGACGCTGTCGGGCTTCCCGACGCGGGACAACGTCGCCGACGTCGCGCAGACGCTCGACGGTCCCGCGTTGTCCGCGGTACGCGACGCCGCGCGCCAAAAAGGCGTCGCGGTCGCCGTCGGCCTCGCGGAGCGCGACGGCGGACAGTTCTATAACACCACGGTGCTCGTCGACGAGCAGGGCGACATCGTGCTGCGCTATCGCAAGACCCATCTGTGGGCGTCGGATGTCGGCGTATTCACGCCGGGCGACCGTTTCGCGACCTGCACGTGGAACGGCCTGACGGTGGGCCTGCTGATCTGCTACGACATCGAATTCCCTGAGACGGCGCGCGCGGTCGGTGCGCTCGACGCCGATCTGCTGATCGTCACCAACGGCAACATGGACCCGTTCGGCCCCGTGCATCGCCGCGCGATCGCGGCGCGTGCGATGGAGAACCAGATGTTCGCGCTGATGGTGAACCGGTGCGGCTCCGGCGACGACGACCTGACGTTCGCCGGCCAGTCCGCGCTGGTCGATCCGTTCGGCGAGAGCATGCTCGAACTCGGCCGGGACGAGGCAGTCGTGCAGGCGAGCCTCGACCTGACGCGTCTCGAAGCGAGCCGCGAACACTACAGCTATCTGCACGACGCACGCGTGACGCTCGGTCTCGCGCCCGTCGAACAGCCGAACGGACGTCGCGCGCTGATGATCGACGCGCGACGTCACCGCGCCGGGTAATCCGGCTTCACCCGCTTGTCCCTCTGCGGCATCGCGCGGGCGTCACGCCCGGCGCGTGCCTGCCCATTCCATTGAAATGCCGGTTACAGGCATGCGTATCGGCCCCAAGGGCCCAGGAGATAACATGCAAGCATCGTCCTCCCACGAACCCGCGCGCCTGAAGCGCACGCTCGGCCTGCCGTCCGTGCTGCTGTTCGGCCTCGCCTATATGGCGCCGCTGATCGTCTACGGTACCTACGGCGTGCTCGCCAAGGCGAGCGACGACACGGCCGCGCTCGCGTACCTGCTCGCGCTGGTCGCCATTGCGTTCACCGCGCTCAGCTACGGCAAGCTCGCGCGGCTCTATCCCGCCGCAGGTTCTGCTTATACGTACACGCGCAAGACGTTCAACCCGCACCTGGGCTTCATGATCGGCTGGGCGACGCTGCTCGATTATTTTTTCCTGCCGATGGTGATCTGGCTGATCGGCGCGGCCTATCTGAACGCGGCATTTCCGCATGTGCCGACGTGGATCTGGATCGTCGCGTTCATCGTGCTGACGAGCGGCCTGAACATCTTCGGCATCGAACTGGCCGCGCGCTTCAACATCGTGCTGATGATCGTGCAACTGGCGATCGTCGGGATGTTCGTCGTGCTGTGCTGGCACTACGCATCGGCGGCGGCGGGCGCGGGCGGTATCGCGATGGCTGAGCCGTTCTTCAAGCCGCACGTGCCGTTCGGCGCGACGATGGCCGGTGCCGCGATCGCCGCGTACTCCTACCTCGGCTTCGACGCGGTATCGACGCTCACCGAGGAAACGATCGATCCGAAAAAGAACATGCCGCGCGCGATCCTGCTGATTGCGCTGATCGGTGGCGCGATTTTCGTGATCGCCGCGTACACGATGCAGCTCGCGCACCCGGGCGTCGAGTTCAAGGACACGGATTCGGCCGCATTCGAAGTCGCGAAGATGATCGGCGGCGACCTGTTCGTGACGGTGTTCCTTGCCGGTTTGATCCTTGCGCAGTTCGCGTCGGGCATCTCCGCGCAGGCGAGCGTCGGCCGGCTGCTGTATGCGATGGGCCGCGATGAAATCCTGCCGAAGCGCATCTTCGGTTTCATTCACCCGCGCTTCAAGACGCCCGCGATCAATATCGCACTGGCCGGCATCGTCGGACTGATCGCATTGAAGCTGGATGTCGCCACGTCGACGTCGTTCATCAACTTCGGGGCGTTCCTGGCCTTTACGGCCGTCAATCTGTGCGTGATTCGCCTGTACCTGTCGGGCAATCACGGCGAACGCAGGATCGGCGTGTTCGGCGGCATCGTCTTTCCGGTGATCGGCGCGGTGGCCGATATCTGGTTGCTCGTCAGCCTCGAGAAGACCGCGCTCGTGCTCGGCGTCGTGTGGTTCGCGCTCGGGCTCGTGTATCTGTGCTGGATTACTCGGCTGTTTCGGCAGGCGCCGCCGGAAGTGGCGATCTGAGCAGGGCGAGGAGGGGGCCGACGCGGTAGTTTCCACCGGCCGTCGTCGGTCGAATGGGATCCGCATCGATCGGTCGGCGATTTTGCCGCGACGGTGATTCTCAAGCGGCGCCGGCAACTCAGCGGTTTCGAGGACGCCGGCGATCGTCATCCCCGCGCGCACGACGCTGCGTTACAAGGGCGAACCGTTAGCAAGCGGTGTCGGGTATATTCAGCAAGTGCTCCATCATCAAGGTAGCCATTCAATGGAATCACGACGCAAGGCAGTGGGCGTGGTCGCGCCTGCGGGTGTGCCCGATCCGGAAGGCATCGCGCGTGGCATTGCGCTCGTTGAAAGTTGGGGCTTCGAGGTCAGGGCGGGCGCGCATCTCGGCAGCCGGTACCGCTATTTCGCCGGTACCGCCGAGGAGCGCGCGGACGACCTGCGGCGCACCCTGATGGATCCGTCGATCGAGATCGTGTGGCTCGCGCGGGGGGGATTCGGTTGCGCGCATTTGCTTGAGCACTTGCCCGACGAGATCGCAACGCCAAAGACGATCATCGGCTTTTCCGACGCAACGTCACTGTTCTGCGCACTCGCGGATCGGCCCGGCGTGCGTTTGCTGCATGGCCCGACATTTCACAGTCTGGCGACCAAGGTCGACGACGCGACGCGCGCCGACATTCGCGCTGTGCTGACCGGCGACGAACGCGCCGCGCTGAGTCTGCGGCATTTATCCGGCGCCCCCGGTGCAGTGCGGGGACGTCTGTGCGGCGGCAACGTGACGGTACTCGCGAGCGTCGCGGGTACGCGCTGGTCGCTTCGCTCACGCGACGCGATCGTACTGCTGGAGGACGTGACGGAGTTCGGCTACCGGCTCGACCGCAGCCTGACGCAACTGCGTCTGAGCGGCGCGTTCGACGGGGCCCGTGCGTTCGTGCTCGGGCAATTCACGCGCTGCCCGATCCCGGACGGCGCGGATTTCACGCTCGAGCAGATGCTTGTCGACGTGCTGGGCGGCTTCGGCCTGCCGATCTACTCGGGTCTGCCGATCGGACATGAACACCGCAACATCACTTGGCAATACGGCAACCAGGCTGCCATCGAGAACAGCGCGATCCGGTTCGTCGCGTAGCGTCGAGTCTAGAAGGTGATCGACAGCACCCGGTCAGCCGTCATGCTGTCCAATCGATTGTTGCTGGGCTTCGCGCGCCGTTGTGACACGAGACCTTGCGGCCCGTGCTCACGCAATCGGCCGACCAGTCGCCGGATCTGCCGTGTCGTCAGTCGAGTCGCTCGGCCGCGCGCCACGGCTGAAGCTTGCCGTCCGCGACGTCCTGAATGACCTTGAATCGATCCAGTTCGCGCATCGTCATCGTGATCGTGATCCGTTCCGTCGCAGCCATCGCAGCCTCCGACGCTGGATTGCCAGCGGTCGGTCAGCTTACGATGGGTCGAAAAGCGGACATTTGAACTTAGCTACTACAATCTGTTTGGGTGATAATTATGATTATGTCAAATACAAGAGCTAGCAATTCCGATGTCTTCTCACGGCACGCTGCAGGAGCTTCTCGACCTCATCGACGGCCTGTCCGTCAGCGATATCGCGTGAAAGTTGCGCTGCTGCATTCGCACTGTCCGCAACTACATCGCCGGCCGTTCACCGATACCGTGGCACCGCATTGAATTGCTTCGCCTGCTCGCGTGCGAAGCGCTCGGCGGACCTAGCGTTAGCGGCGCAGCCGAGAGCGTCGAAGCCCCTGTGTCGCCAACATCGAACCCGATACCGCTGCGCGCGTGTTCGGGCGAAATGAAATTGTGCCGTTGCAGTCGCGGTGCCTGGAATTGAACGACTGGCTCGGCGAGGAAGTCGTGAGCTTCGATCCGTACGCCATTCCGCCGGCGCCGCCGGCAGCATAAACGCCGACCCTGGCGACGTTACGTGTGCGCCGCAGCGCGGGCACGCGGGCGCGAGCGTGTCGGTGCCGGCACCGGTGCCGCTTCTGCCGCCTGCACGGTCGGTGCAACGGTCAGGTGCAATCCCAACGCACCGACGACCTTCATGATCGTTGCAAACTCCGCATTCCCACCTTCCGACAGCGCACGGTAAAGCGCTTCGCGCTTTACGCCGGACTCGCGCGCCAGCGCGGTCATGCCGCGCGCTTTCGCGACATTCCCGAGCGCGGCCTGGATCAGCCGCGGATCGCCATCTTCGAAGGCTTGCGCCAGGTAGTGACGAATCGCCTCTTCGTCCTTCAGGTACTTCGAGCCGTCGAATTCCGCCAGTTCGCTGATTTTCATACTCAATCCTCCAGTTCGCCGGCGATTTGCTTCGCCGCCTTGATGTCCTTCTTCTGCGTCGACTTGTCCCCGCCGCACAACACCACGACGATGATTTTTCCGCGCCGCACGAAGTAGGCACGGTATCCCGGCCCTACGTCGATCTTCATTTCGTTAACGCCGTCACCGACTGCGCGCCACTGGCCGAGGTTGCCGAGCTTCGCCCGCTCGATGCGCAGGCTGATTGCCGCGCTGCCAACCGGGTCGCGAAGCCCATCGAGCCAGTTATCAAATTGAGGGGTCGTCAGGACTTTGAACATGAGGCAATTGTAACCCATAGGGGACACTATAGCTACTGCTTTGTGCGGCTCGCCGGATCGGCGCGCGCCGTTGCTGGACGCGGCGAGGGGCGGCCGAACCCGCGGCCGTTTGCGCATCTTTTCCGCACGGTTTTTCTCGTTACTCGTCGGAGCCGTATGGAGGACCTCCACCGGCGTGCCTATCGACCGTCCTGCGACGGGTCCGACGCCGTCAGCGAGGCCTCTGTAGGGCCGGACAGCGTGCGGGATGGGCATGCCCGGGGACGGCAGGGGGTATCGGCACGCCGGCAGCGCCGGCGCCACCGCGCAGCCCCCTCCCCGCCTGCCCGCTCCATTTGTGGCACTTTCTATGCACCTGGCCGGCGGCCCGCCATCGCCTACTGGCGCGGGCAGCCGGCGGTTTCACATTGCCGGATATCTGTGCGTTTTTCAGTCGGAAATGACATCCGCCAACCCCTGATCCAACCGAAAAACAACCCGCTCCCACCTCAATCCACCTCCAGATCCCCGACCGTTTCCGCTCGCCGCGCGTCCCGCCGCATTCCCGCAGCCTGCCGGCCACGCCGGCCGGCGGACACCACCAAACGAAACGCCACCGGCGCAAAAACCAGCCCGAACATCGTCGCCGCCAGCACGCCTCCAAACGCACCCGTTCCGATCGACCGCCGGCTTTCCGCGCCCGCGCCCGTCGCCAGCACGAGCGGCACGACGCCGAGCAGAAACGCCATCGACGTCATCACGATCGGCCTGAATCGCGCGGCGGCCGCGTCGATCACCGCCTGCCGCAGCGGCACGCCACGCGCGGCCAGGTCCCGTGCGTACTGCACGATCAAAATCGCGTTCTTCGCCGCCAGCCCGACCACGGTGATCATCCCGACCTTGAAGTACACATCGTTCGGCATGCCGCGCGCGAGCGCTGCCGCAATCGCGCCGATCATGCCGAGCGGCACGATCGTCAGCACGGACAGCGGAATCGTCCAGCTTTCGTACAGCGCGGCGAGCGCCATGAAGACCGCGAGCACCGACAGCCCGACGAGCAGCGGCGTCTGCCGCGCGGCGACCTGCTCCTCGCGCGCCGCATCCACCCAGTCAAAGCCGATTCCGGCCGGCAGCCCGCCGGCGAGCCGCTCCATCTCCGCCATCGCCGCGCCCGAACTCGTGCCGGTCGCCGCCCGGCCGCTGATGTCGAGCGACGGATAGCCGTTGTAACGATTCAGCATCACCGGACCGATCGTCCAGTGCGGCGCGGCGATCGCCGATAGCGGCACCATGTCGCCGGTGCGGTTCGGCACGGTCAGCGCCATCAACTGCGTGTCGGTCGTGCGGGCGACCGGCTCGGCCTCGATGATCACGCGCCGCATCCGGCCCGACGCCGGAAAATCGTTGATGTAATTCGAACCGAACGTGCCGCCCAGGAGCCCCGCGATCCGCTCGAACGGTACACCAAGCGCATACGCCTTCGCGCGATCGACATCGAGCTCGATACGCGGCGCGTCAGGCAGGTCTTCGAAATGCACGGCGGCCAGCAGCGGATCCGCCTTCGCGCGTTCGGACAGTTGCTCGCGAGCCGCCTTCAACGTGTCGAGCCCGACCCCGCCGCGATCCTCGAGCCGGAACGTGAAACCGTCGGAATGCCCGATGCCGCGCACCGAGGGCGGCAGCGACGCCTCGACGTCGCCGTCGAGGATCTCGCCGAAACGGCGGTTGAGCCGGTCGCGCAGCGTCATCGCGTCGACATCGCGCTGCGCCCAGTCCTTCAGCTCGACGAACGCCATCCCGACGTTCTGCCCGCTGCCCGCGAAACTCCAGCCGATCACGCTCGTCACGTTCGCGATCGCCGGCTCCGCGCGCAGGATCGTCTCGACACGCTCGACGGTCACGAGTGTGCGCGCCTGCGTCGCGCCGGCCGGCAACTGGATCATCACCTGCAGCTGCCCCTGGTCCTCGGTCGGCAGGAAGCCGCCCGGCATCATCCAGTACAGCAGCCCACAGGCGATCACGAGCGCCGCGTAGACCGCGACGACGATACCGGTGCGCCGCACCGCGAACACGGCAACGCGGCGATAACCGGCCTCGACACGCGTAAAGCCCGCACCGAACCGGTCGGCCAGCCGCGCGCCGATGCCGCGGCGCCGCGCACGGGCGGCCCTGCCGTCGTGCCGCGCGACCGGCTTCAGCAGGTTCGCGCACAGCGCGGGCGTGAGCGACAGCGCCATGAACGACGACACCAGCATCGATGCGATCATCGCCACCGCGAACTGCCGGTAAATACCGCCGACAGTACCGGGGAAAAACGCCATCGGCACGAATACGGCGGTCAGCACCGCGGTCACGCCGACGATCGCCCCGCCGATCCGCTTCATGGCCCGGCGCGTGGCGTCGCGCGGCGACACGCCCTCCTCCATCACGCGGTGCACGCTCTCGACGACGACGATCGCATCGTCGACGAGGATGCCGATCGCCAGCACGAGACCGAACATCGTGAACACGTTGATCGACAGCCCGAACGCCCACATCGCGACGAACGCGCCCATCAGCGTGACCGGAATCACGACCGTCGGCACCAGCGTGTAGCGCAGGTCGCGCAGGAACAGCCACATCACGCAGAACACCAGCACGACCGCCTCGATCAGCGTCAGCACGACCTCGCGGATCGCGATCGTCACGAAATGCGCGCCGTCGAACGGAATCTCGATCGCCACGCCCGGCGGCAACGTCCGCGACAGCTCGGCGAGCCGCGCACGGATCGCGTTCGACGTTTCGAGCGCGTTGCCGCGCGGGCCGAGCTGGATGCCGACCGTCGCGGCCGGGCGGCCGTTCAGCCTTGAATAGAACGAGTAGTCGTCGCGACCGATCTCGACGCGCGCGACGTCGGCGACGCGCACCGCCGAGCCGTCCGTCTTCGACTTCAGCACGATCCGGCCGAACTCGTCCGGCGACGCGAGCTGCCCCTTGACGACGATCTGCGCGGTCAGCTGCTGGCCGCCCGGAAACGGCGCGTCGCCGATCGCACCGGCCGTCACCGTCGCATTCTGCGTGCCGATCGCCGCGATCACGTCGTCGGCGCCGAGGCCGTATTCGCGCAGCTTGTGCGGATCGAGCCAGACCCGCAGCGCCTCGTCGGCGTCCCACAGTTCGGCCGCGCCGACGCCCGGCGCGCGCTTCAGCTCGCGCAGCACGTAGCGGTTCAGGTAATCGCCGAGCTGCGCGGAATCGCGCTGGCCGTCGGTCGACGTCAGCGTGACGAGCATCAGGAACGTGTTCGCCGCCTTGAACACGCCGATCCCCTGCTGGACGACCTGTTGCGGCAACCGCGACTCGACCTGCTTCAGCCGGTTGTTCACGTCGACGAGCGCGATGTCGGGATCGGTGCCCGGCGAAAACGTCACGTCGATCTCGAGGTTGCCGTGACCGTCGCTGCTCGTCTCGTAGTACAGGAGCCCGTCGGCGCCGTCCAGGCTTTCCTCGATGATGCTGCCGACGTCGCCGTCGACCGTCTCGGTCGACGCGCCCGGGTACGCGGCGGTGATCACGACGCGCGGCGGCGCCAGGCGCGGATACTGGGCGATCGGAAGCTGTGGAATCGCGAGTACGCCCGCGACGACGATCGCAAGCGCGACGATCCACGCAAAGACGGGACGATCGATGAAGAACGACGGCATCGACATGCGTCAGCGCACCGCCGGCGTTTCGCCGCACGGCACGCGCGCGGCGTGGGCGCGCTGCGCCCGGTACACGTCAATCATCGGTTCTCTCTCGGGAACCGCGCACCGGCGCCAGCATCGACGACGCAAGCAGTGCACGCGTATACGGATGGGATGGC
The DNA window shown above is from Burkholderia cepacia and carries:
- a CDS encoding addiction module antidote protein, giving the protein MKISELAEFDGSKYLKDEEAIRHYLAQAFEDGDPRLIQAALGNVAKARGMTALARESGVKREALYRALSEGGNAEFATIMKVVGALGLHLTVAPTVQAAEAAPVPAPTRSRPRARAAAHT
- a CDS encoding type II toxin-antitoxin system RelE/ParE family toxin, which translates into the protein MFKVLTTPQFDNWLDGLRDPVGSAAISLRIERAKLGNLGQWRAVGDGVNEMKIDVGPGYRAYFVRRGKIIVVVLCGGDKSTQKKDIKAAKQIAGELED
- a CDS encoding multidrug efflux RND transporter permease subunit yields the protein MPSFFIDRPVFAWIVALAIVVAGVLAIPQLPIAQYPRLAPPRVVITAAYPGASTETVDGDVGSIIEESLDGADGLLYYETSSDGHGNLEIDVTFSPGTDPDIALVDVNNRLKQVESRLPQQVVQQGIGVFKAANTFLMLVTLTSTDGQRDSAQLGDYLNRYVLRELKRAPGVGAAELWDADEALRVWLDPHKLREYGLGADDVIAAIGTQNATVTAGAIGDAPFPGGQQLTAQIVVKGQLASPDEFGRIVLKSKTDGSAVRVADVARVEIGRDDYSFYSRLNGRPAATVGIQLGPRGNALETSNAIRARLAELSRTLPPGVAIEIPFDGAHFVTIAIREVVLTLIEAVVLVFCVMWLFLRDLRYTLVPTVVIPVTLMGAFVAMWAFGLSINVFTMFGLVLAIGILVDDAIVVVESVHRVMEEGVSPRDATRRAMKRIGGAIVGVTAVLTAVFVPMAFFPGTVGGIYRQFAVAMIASMLVSSFMALSLTPALCANLLKPVARHDGRAARARRRGIGARLADRFGAGFTRVEAGYRRVAVFAVRRTGIVVAVYAALVIACGLLYWMMPGGFLPTEDQGQLQVMIQLPAGATQARTLVTVERVETILRAEPAIANVTSVIGWSFAGSGQNVGMAFVELKDWAQRDVDAMTLRDRLNRRFGEILDGDVEASLPPSVRGIGHSDGFTFRLEDRGGVGLDTLKAAREQLSERAKADPLLAAVHFEDLPDAPRIELDVDRAKAYALGVPFERIAGLLGGTFGSNYINDFPASGRMRRVIIEAEPVARTTDTQLMALTVPNRTGDMVPLSAIAAPHWTIGPVMLNRYNGYPSLDISGRAATGTSSGAAMAEMERLAGGLPAGIGFDWVDAAREEQVAARQTPLLVGLSVLAVFMALAALYESWTIPLSVLTIVPLGMIGAIAAALARGMPNDVYFKVGMITVVGLAAKNAILIVQYARDLAARGVPLRQAVIDAAAARFRPIVMTSMAFLLGVVPLVLATGAGAESRRSIGTGAFGGVLAATMFGLVFAPVAFRLVVSAGRRGRQAAGMRRDARRAETVGDLEVD
- a CDS encoding carbon-nitrogen hydrolase family protein, whose amino-acid sequence is MQVELAQLALVDGDVAHNTRKALDTIGRVDTAGGTKLVVFPETTLSGFPTRDNVADVAQTLDGPALSAVRDAARQKGVAVAVGLAERDGGQFYNTTVLVDEQGDIVLRYRKTHLWASDVGVFTPGDRFATCTWNGLTVGLLICYDIEFPETARAVGALDADLLIVTNGNMDPFGPVHRRAIAARAMENQMFALMVNRCGSGDDDLTFAGQSALVDPFGESMLELGRDEAVVQASLDLTRLEASREHYSYLHDARVTLGLAPVEQPNGRRALMIDARRHRAG
- a CDS encoding APC family permease — its product is MQASSSHEPARLKRTLGLPSVLLFGLAYMAPLIVYGTYGVLAKASDDTAALAYLLALVAIAFTALSYGKLARLYPAAGSAYTYTRKTFNPHLGFMIGWATLLDYFFLPMVIWLIGAAYLNAAFPHVPTWIWIVAFIVLTSGLNIFGIELAARFNIVLMIVQLAIVGMFVVLCWHYASAAAGAGGIAMAEPFFKPHVPFGATMAGAAIAAYSYLGFDAVSTLTEETIDPKKNMPRAILLIALIGGAIFVIAAYTMQLAHPGVEFKDTDSAAFEVAKMIGGDLFVTVFLAGLILAQFASGISAQASVGRLLYAMGRDEILPKRIFGFIHPRFKTPAINIALAGIVGLIALKLDVATSTSFINFGAFLAFTAVNLCVIRLYLSGNHGERRIGVFGGIVFPVIGAVADIWLLVSLEKTALVLGVVWFALGLVYLCWITRLFRQAPPEVAI
- a CDS encoding S66 peptidase family protein; this encodes MGVVAPAGVPDPEGIARGIALVESWGFEVRAGAHLGSRYRYFAGTAEERADDLRRTLMDPSIEIVWLARGGFGCAHLLEHLPDEIATPKTIIGFSDATSLFCALADRPGVRLLHGPTFHSLATKVDDATRADIRAVLTGDERAALSLRHLSGAPGAVRGRLCGGNVTVLASVAGTRWSLRSRDAIVLLEDVTEFGYRLDRSLTQLRLSGAFDGARAFVLGQFTRCPIPDGADFTLEQMLVDVLGGFGLPIYSGLPIGHEHRNITWQYGNQAAIENSAIRFVA